The following proteins are encoded in a genomic region of Herminiimonas arsenicoxydans:
- a CDS encoding Conserved hypothetical protein; putative EAL, GAF, PAS/PAC, GGDEF domains (Evidence 4 : Homologs of previously reported genes of unknown function), translating into MAFITLLDGDRQNLIPVTCYGSGTEYLEHLHISVEENSSHGHGPSGIAFREDRPFWCQDFQQNPATLPWRSLASRFGWQACAALPLHKNGAVIGTLNLNADAINAFDDIAQNLLCQLTIDIDHALARFELESERRQSLKMKTLRVFMLELITSELPLPDILVNVVRQFEQLIPGSMCSIMLHDKDNKRLRLGAAPSLPTSYITTLDCMPLSPDGGCVNAVINGVRTIATDIANDPNWGKFRQQAKEMGIGACCSEPIFSASAQILGALTVYHREPFQPSESDLQLLETATHFLAIAIERKQSEVFMRKLSQAVEQSSNAIIITDLNGTIEYANTTFSTNTGYALHDIIGKKPNMHKSGKTSRATYADMWAHLGRGESWQGEFINRRHNGEERIDLVRVSPVREADGRITHYLAIEEDITNQKNAQARIESLAHFDVLTGLPNRALLDERAQRALRLAEEDQATLAVMFLDLDHFKNINDTLGHNLGDTLLVELAQRLRAVLRRDDTLSRLGGDEFVLLLPGANRESAKKIAQELMRAINEPYRIGSHELNVMASIGIAVYPADGMDFETLCKNADVAMYRAKQEGRNAYRSFTQEMQAYSTRYLQVLNALRQAIAQEQLHVHYQPQISLISGDVIGAEALLRWHHPELGNISPAEFIPIAEESGLILQIGEWVLRVAVAQAKKWHQLGLDKLIIAVNLSAVQFRHAGLPNLVMQILKEEDFPPQYLELELTEGVAMHDPQGAIAMMNSLHERGVRMSIDDFGTGYSSLSYLKQFKAYKLKIDQSFVRDISTDAEDKAIVSAIIGMAKNLGLQTIAEGVETAEQQAFLREEGCHEAQGYHYSKPLPAADFETFILGASAA; encoded by the coding sequence ATGGCATTCATCACGCTGCTCGATGGCGACCGGCAGAACTTGATTCCAGTCACCTGCTACGGTAGCGGCACCGAATATCTGGAGCACCTGCACATCTCGGTGGAGGAAAACTCCTCCCACGGACATGGCCCGAGCGGCATCGCCTTTCGTGAAGACCGACCCTTCTGGTGTCAGGACTTTCAGCAAAACCCCGCCACACTACCCTGGCGCAGCCTGGCCTCCCGTTTCGGCTGGCAGGCCTGTGCGGCACTGCCTCTGCACAAAAACGGCGCGGTAATCGGAACCCTGAATTTGAACGCCGATGCAATCAATGCCTTCGATGACATCGCGCAAAACCTGCTCTGCCAACTGACGATCGATATCGATCATGCACTTGCCCGCTTTGAGCTTGAATCCGAACGACGGCAGTCGCTGAAGATGAAAACCTTGCGCGTTTTCATGCTGGAACTGATTACCAGCGAACTGCCGCTGCCAGATATTCTGGTCAATGTCGTACGCCAGTTCGAGCAACTCATTCCGGGCAGCATGTGCTCCATCATGCTGCACGACAAGGATAACAAGCGGCTACGCCTCGGTGCCGCCCCCAGTCTGCCCACCTCCTACATAACGACGCTGGATTGCATGCCGCTCAGCCCTGACGGCGGGTGCGTCAATGCGGTAATAAACGGTGTACGTACCATTGCCACCGATATTGCCAACGATCCGAACTGGGGAAAATTCCGGCAACAGGCGAAAGAGATGGGAATAGGCGCTTGCTGTTCCGAGCCGATTTTCTCCGCCAGTGCGCAGATTCTGGGAGCGCTTACCGTTTATCATCGCGAGCCATTTCAGCCGTCGGAATCAGATCTGCAACTACTGGAAACAGCGACCCATTTCCTCGCCATTGCGATTGAACGCAAGCAATCGGAAGTCTTCATGCGCAAGCTGTCGCAGGCGGTGGAACAAAGCTCGAACGCGATTATCATTACCGATCTGAACGGCACAATCGAATACGCCAACACAACGTTCAGCACCAACACCGGCTACGCACTGCACGACATCATCGGCAAGAAGCCAAACATGCACAAGAGCGGCAAAACTTCGCGCGCCACCTATGCCGATATGTGGGCCCATCTGGGGCGCGGCGAAAGCTGGCAAGGCGAATTCATCAATCGCCGTCATAACGGCGAAGAGCGCATCGACCTGGTGCGCGTCTCGCCGGTGCGCGAAGCGGATGGTCGCATCACGCATTATCTGGCGATCGAGGAAGACATCACCAATCAGAAAAACGCACAGGCACGCATCGAATCGCTGGCGCATTTCGACGTCCTCACAGGCCTCCCAAATCGCGCATTGCTGGACGAGCGCGCGCAACGTGCGTTGCGACTGGCAGAAGAAGATCAGGCCACGCTGGCCGTGATGTTTCTCGATCTCGATCACTTCAAAAACATCAACGATACGCTGGGGCACAATCTCGGCGATACTTTGCTGGTCGAACTGGCGCAACGCCTGCGTGCGGTACTGCGTCGGGACGACACGCTATCGCGCCTGGGTGGCGACGAATTCGTCCTGCTGCTGCCCGGCGCCAATCGCGAAAGCGCGAAAAAAATAGCGCAGGAACTGATGCGTGCCATCAACGAACCCTATCGGATCGGATCGCACGAACTCAACGTGATGGCCTCGATCGGCATTGCCGTGTATCCGGCAGACGGCATGGATTTCGAAACGCTGTGTAAAAATGCAGACGTCGCCATGTATCGCGCCAAACAGGAAGGCCGCAACGCTTACCGTTCGTTCACGCAGGAAATGCAGGCATACTCGACGCGCTACCTGCAAGTGCTCAATGCCTTGCGGCAGGCGATCGCGCAGGAACAATTGCACGTGCATTACCAGCCGCAAATATCGTTGATAAGCGGCGACGTAATCGGCGCCGAAGCCTTGTTGCGTTGGCACCATCCAGAACTGGGGAATATTTCACCGGCGGAATTTATTCCAATTGCGGAAGAAAGCGGGCTGATTCTGCAAATCGGCGAATGGGTGCTACGGGTGGCCGTCGCCCAGGCGAAAAAATGGCACCAGCTCGGTCTGGACAAATTGATCATCGCGGTCAATCTGTCGGCGGTGCAATTCCGCCATGCCGGCCTGCCCAACCTGGTGATGCAAATTCTGAAAGAGGAAGATTTCCCACCGCAATATCTTGAGCTGGAGCTGACTGAAGGCGTGGCAATGCACGATCCGCAGGGCGCCATCGCGATGATGAACAGTTTGCACGAGCGCGGCGTACGCATGTCGATAGATGATTTCGGCACCGGCTATTCTTCGCTCAGCTACCTGAAGCAGTTCAAGGCCTACAAGCTGAAGATCGACCAGTCCTTCGTGCGCGATATCAGCACCGATGCGGAAGACAAGGCCATCGTCAGCGCCATCATCGGCATGGCGAAAAATCTCGGCTTGCAAACCATCGCGGAAGGAGTGGAAACGGCGGAGCAACAGGCGTTTCTGCGCGAAGAAGGATGCCACGAGGCGCAAGGCTATCATTACAGCAAGCCTTTGCCGGCGGCAGACTTCGAGACTTTTATTCTGGGCGCATCTGCAGCGTGA
- a CDS encoding putative ribosomal large subunit pseudouridine synthase (Evidence 3 : Function proposed based on presence of conserved amino acid motif, structural feature or limited homology; Product type pe : putative enzyme) translates to MTEPLRLSKRMSELGLCSRREADEWIARGWVRVDGKVVSELGTKILPTQRVTVERQAAAEQSKRVTILINKPMGYVSGQAEDGYKPAVALVKAESRWKEDTSPTQFHPTQLRSLVPAGRLDIDSVGLLVLTQDGRIAKHLIGENSSVEKEYLVRVQYIKPGKLPEADLQRLNHGLMLDGKKLLPAQVKWQNEDQLSFILREGKKRQIRRMCDIVGLKVVGLKRVRIGRVKLGDLPVGEWRYLAEGEQF, encoded by the coding sequence ATGACCGAACCGCTACGCCTTTCCAAACGCATGTCCGAACTGGGCCTGTGTTCACGCCGTGAAGCCGATGAATGGATAGCACGCGGCTGGGTGCGCGTCGATGGCAAGGTGGTGTCCGAACTCGGCACCAAGATCCTGCCTACGCAACGCGTCACCGTCGAGCGCCAGGCTGCGGCGGAGCAATCCAAGCGCGTTACCATCCTGATCAACAAACCCATGGGTTACGTCAGCGGCCAGGCCGAAGATGGCTATAAACCGGCAGTTGCACTGGTCAAGGCGGAAAGTCGCTGGAAAGAAGACACCTCGCCGACGCAATTCCATCCAACGCAATTGCGCAGTCTGGTCCCGGCCGGACGTCTGGATATCGACTCGGTCGGCTTGCTGGTGCTGACGCAGGATGGGCGCATTGCCAAACATCTGATCGGCGAAAACAGCAGCGTAGAAAAAGAGTATCTGGTGCGCGTGCAATATATCAAGCCGGGAAAACTGCCCGAGGCGGATCTGCAACGGCTGAATCACGGTTTGATGCTGGACGGGAAAAAACTACTGCCCGCCCAGGTCAAATGGCAGAACGAAGATCAGTTGAGCTTCATTTTGCGTGAGGGTAAAAAACGCCAGATCCGTCGCATGTGCGACATCGTCGGATTGAAGGTGGTGGGCTTGAAGCGGGTACGCATAGGCCGCGTCAAACTGGGCGACTTGCCAGTGGGCGAGTGGCGCTATCTGGCAGAAGGCGAGCAATTCTGA
- the glnD gene encoding [Protein-PII] uridylyltransferase (PII uridylyl-transferase) (Uridylyl-removing enzyme) (UTase) (Evidence 2a : Function of homologous gene experimentally demonstrated in an other organism; PubMedId : 92325045, 9737855, 8412694; Product type e : enzyme) produces MPSLALALKEQLKAERQTVIDRFLADGKAEQLLTQLKNKVDAALSQAWTSFELPPTAALIAVGGYGRGELFPYSDVDVLILLHEPPDAALQAKLEELIQLFWDLGLEIGHSIRTIDECLSEAAADITVQTSLLEARLIMGDSAQFQLLKERCDAAMDPQAFFQAKTLELRQRHAKYEDTPYSLEPNCKESPGGLRDLQVILWVAKAAGLGDSWPKLAERGLITPTEARQLKQKERALKEVRIRLHIIANRHEDRLVFDIQTAIAESIGFKSTDARRASEYLMQRYYLAAKAVTQLNAILLQNIEAQLFPQMTSPVAINERFNEINGFIDIADDHTFDVTPSAMLEVFLLLSLHPELKGMTARTFRSLWNARFKIDNKFRRDPVNRALFMKILQAPQGITHALRRMNETSVIGRYLPNFRKIVGQMQHDLFHVYTVDQHIMMVVRNVRRFFLSQHAHEYPFCSQLAANFSQPWLLYIAALFHDIAKGRGGDHSQLGMEDARVFCVDHGLSEEDTELVVFLVEKHLMMSQFAQKQDLSDPDVIADFARMVKDERHLTALYLLTVADIRGTSPKVWNAWKGKLLEDLYHMTSRVFDGDAPSADRELKNRQEEALKTLRLFGLSDKDHEKLWQQLDVVYFLRHDADEIAWQTRVLYEKTDSPVPVVKCRLAPIGEGLQVTVYVKDQPDLFARICSYFDHKNFSILDAKIHTTKHGYALDTFLITEPAFADHYRDLISLIEHELAETLTAQTPLPTPSKGRLSRLCRNFPATPTVDLRPDERGRNYLLTVSANDRNGLLYSIAHVLAKYKVNLHTAKIMTLGERVEDVFLIDGPVLDNPRSQIQLETDLLDTLRA; encoded by the coding sequence ATGCCGTCCCTTGCCCTTGCACTGAAAGAACAACTCAAAGCCGAACGGCAAACAGTCATAGACCGCTTTCTTGCAGACGGCAAGGCCGAGCAACTGCTGACGCAACTGAAAAACAAGGTCGATGCTGCATTGTCGCAGGCGTGGACGAGTTTTGAACTGCCGCCGACAGCCGCACTGATCGCCGTCGGCGGTTACGGGCGCGGCGAATTGTTCCCCTATTCCGACGTGGATGTGCTGATTCTGCTGCACGAGCCGCCTGATGCGGCTCTGCAGGCCAAGCTGGAAGAACTGATCCAGCTGTTCTGGGATCTGGGGCTGGAAATCGGCCACAGCATACGCACCATCGACGAATGCCTGTCCGAAGCGGCAGCCGATATCACGGTGCAAACCAGCCTGCTGGAAGCCAGATTGATCATGGGCGACAGCGCGCAGTTTCAACTGCTCAAGGAACGTTGCGACGCCGCAATGGATCCACAGGCATTCTTTCAGGCCAAGACGCTGGAACTGCGTCAGCGCCATGCCAAATACGAAGATACGCCGTACAGTCTGGAGCCGAACTGCAAGGAAAGTCCGGGCGGTCTGCGCGATCTGCAGGTCATCCTGTGGGTGGCAAAGGCTGCGGGCCTCGGCGATTCCTGGCCCAAGCTGGCCGAGCGCGGCCTGATCACGCCGACCGAAGCGCGCCAGCTGAAGCAGAAAGAGCGCGCGCTGAAGGAGGTGCGCATCCGCCTGCACATCATCGCCAACCGGCACGAGGACAGGCTGGTATTCGACATCCAGACTGCCATCGCCGAATCGATAGGATTCAAGTCCACCGATGCCCGTCGCGCCAGCGAATATCTGATGCAGCGTTACTACCTGGCGGCCAAAGCCGTCACGCAGCTCAACGCCATCCTGCTGCAAAACATCGAAGCGCAGCTGTTTCCGCAGATGACTTCGCCGGTCGCGATCAACGAACGCTTCAATGAAATCAACGGCTTCATCGATATTGCCGACGACCATACTTTCGATGTCACGCCATCGGCCATGCTGGAAGTCTTCCTGCTGCTGTCACTGCACCCGGAGCTCAAGGGCATGACCGCACGGACGTTCCGTTCGCTGTGGAATGCCCGCTTCAAGATCGATAACAAATTCCGCCGCGACCCGGTCAATCGCGCACTCTTCATGAAAATTCTGCAGGCGCCGCAGGGGATTACCCATGCGCTGCGCCGCATGAACGAAACCAGCGTGATCGGACGCTATCTGCCGAACTTCCGCAAGATCGTCGGCCAGATGCAGCACGATCTGTTTCATGTCTATACCGTGGATCAGCACATCATGATGGTGGTGCGCAATGTACGCCGCTTTTTCCTCAGCCAGCATGCGCACGAATATCCGTTTTGCAGCCAGCTCGCCGCCAATTTTTCACAACCGTGGCTGCTGTATATCGCCGCGCTGTTTCACGATATCGCCAAAGGGCGCGGCGGCGATCATTCGCAACTGGGCATGGAAGACGCACGTGTCTTTTGCGTCGATCACGGTTTGTCGGAAGAAGACACCGAGCTGGTGGTATTCCTGGTTGAAAAACATTTGATGATGTCGCAGTTTGCGCAGAAACAGGATTTGTCCGACCCCGACGTCATCGCCGATTTCGCCAGGATGGTCAAGGATGAACGGCATTTGACGGCACTGTATTTACTGACCGTCGCCGACATACGCGGGACCAGTCCGAAAGTATGGAATGCATGGAAAGGCAAGCTGCTGGAAGATCTCTACCACATGACCTCGCGCGTGTTCGACGGCGATGCGCCATCTGCCGATCGCGAACTGAAAAACCGGCAGGAAGAAGCGCTGAAAACCCTGCGTCTGTTCGGCCTGTCGGACAAGGATCATGAAAAACTCTGGCAGCAACTCGACGTTGTGTACTTCCTGCGCCACGATGCAGACGAGATTGCATGGCAGACGCGCGTACTGTACGAAAAAACGGATAGCCCGGTGCCGGTCGTCAAATGCCGGCTGGCGCCGATAGGCGAAGGCTTGCAGGTGACCGTCTACGTGAAGGATCAGCCCGATCTGTTCGCACGCATCTGCAGCTATTTCGATCACAAGAATTTCAGCATTCTCGATGCCAAGATACACACCACCAAGCATGGTTACGCGCTGGATACCTTCCTGATTACGGAACCGGCGTTTGCTGATCATTATCGCGATCTGATCAGCCTGATCGAACACGAACTGGCCGAAACATTGACGGCGCAAACCCCGCTGCCCACGCCCAGCAAGGGCCGTCTGTCGCGCCTGTGCCGCAATTTCCCGGCCACGCCGACCGTTGATCTGCGGCCGGACGAACGCGGCCGAAATTATCTGCTGACAGTCTCTGCCAACGATAGAAACGGCTTGCTGTATTCGATCGCCCATGTGCTTGCGAAGTACAAGGTCAATCTGCATACCGCCAAGATCATGACACTGGGCGAACGTGTGGAAGACGTCTTCCTGATCGATGGTCCGGTGCTGGATAATCCGCGCAGCCAGATCCAGCTGGAGACGGATCTGCTCGACACCCTGCGGGCTTGA
- the map gene encoding methionine aminopeptidase (MAP) (Peptidase M) (Evidence 2a : Function of homologous gene experimentally demonstrated in an other organism; PubMedId : 10419973; Product type e : enzyme), giving the protein MSNISIKTAEDIEGMRIAGRLGSEVLDYITPFVKAGVTTGELDRLCHEYMINVQGTIPAPLNYCPPGYTPYPKAICTSVNDVICHGIPGDKVLKNGDSVNLDITVIKNGYHGDTSRMFLIGEPSILAKRLSEITYECMWLGISKIKPGAHLGDIGHIIQQHAENAGYSVVREFCGHGIGKVFHEEPQVLHYGRPGTLEKLAAGMIFTVEPMINAGRREVREMNDGWTIKTKDRSLSAQWEHTVLVTETGYEILTQSAGTPPPPAFIVPQTAVQAANA; this is encoded by the coding sequence ATGAGCAATATTTCAATTAAAACAGCAGAAGATATCGAGGGCATGCGCATCGCAGGCCGTTTGGGCTCCGAAGTACTCGACTACATCACCCCATTTGTAAAAGCCGGCGTGACGACGGGCGAACTCGACCGTTTGTGCCATGAATACATGATTAATGTGCAAGGTACGATACCGGCGCCGCTGAATTACTGCCCGCCCGGCTACACACCTTATCCAAAGGCAATTTGCACGTCAGTCAACGATGTGATCTGCCACGGCATTCCGGGCGACAAGGTATTGAAGAACGGCGATTCGGTCAATCTGGACATTACCGTCATCAAGAATGGTTATCACGGCGACACCAGCCGCATGTTCCTGATCGGCGAGCCCTCCATTCTGGCTAAACGCCTGAGCGAAATTACCTATGAATGCATGTGGCTGGGCATCTCGAAGATCAAGCCGGGCGCGCATCTGGGCGACATCGGCCACATCATCCAGCAACATGCGGAAAACGCCGGTTACAGTGTGGTGCGCGAATTCTGCGGCCACGGCATCGGCAAGGTGTTCCATGAAGAACCGCAAGTGCTGCACTACGGCCGTCCGGGCACACTGGAAAAACTCGCTGCCGGCATGATCTTCACGGTTGAGCCCATGATCAATGCAGGCCGCCGCGAAGTGCGCGAAATGAATGACGGCTGGACCATCAAGACCAAGGATCGCAGTCTGTCGGCACAATGGGAACATACGGTGCTGGTGACGGAAACCGGCTATGAAATCCTGACCCAGTCAGCCGGCACACCGCCGCCGCCAGCCTTCATCGTCCCGCAGACTGCCGTCCAAGCCGCTAACGCCTGA
- the rpsB gene encoding 30S ribosomal subunit protein S2 (Evidence 2a : Function of homologous gene experimentally demonstrated in an other organism; PubMedId : 12068815; Product type f : factor) → MSVTMREMLEAGVHFGHQTRFWNPKMAPYIFGHRNRIHIVNLEKTLGMYQEAMKYIKQLSSNRGTVLFVGTKRQARETIAAEAARAGMPYVDQRWLGGMLTNFKTIKTSIKRLKELEALVEDGSMEKLSKKEALMFEREKIKLEKSIGGIKDMGGIPDAIFVVDVGYHKGAITEAAKLGIPVIGVVDTNHSPEGVAYIIPGNDDSSKAIMLYARGVADAILEGRASATNDLVESIKGGDDFVEVNEQA, encoded by the coding sequence ATGTCAGTAACTATGCGTGAAATGCTGGAAGCCGGTGTCCATTTCGGTCACCAAACCCGCTTCTGGAACCCAAAGATGGCTCCTTACATTTTCGGCCATCGCAACAGAATTCATATCGTCAATCTGGAAAAAACCCTGGGCATGTACCAGGAGGCGATGAAGTACATCAAGCAACTGTCTTCCAATCGCGGCACCGTGCTGTTCGTTGGCACCAAGCGTCAAGCGCGTGAAACCATCGCCGCTGAAGCAGCGCGCGCCGGCATGCCTTATGTTGATCAACGCTGGTTGGGCGGCATGCTGACCAACTTCAAAACGATCAAGACATCGATCAAGCGTTTGAAAGAACTGGAAGCGCTGGTTGAAGACGGCTCCATGGAAAAACTCAGCAAAAAAGAAGCGCTGATGTTCGAACGCGAAAAAATCAAGCTGGAAAAATCCATCGGCGGCATCAAGGACATGGGCGGCATTCCTGACGCAATTTTCGTGGTTGACGTCGGTTACCACAAAGGCGCGATCACTGAAGCCGCCAAGTTGGGCATCCCGGTCATCGGCGTGGTCGATACCAACCACTCGCCAGAAGGCGTGGCTTACATCATTCCAGGCAACGACGACTCGTCCAAAGCGATCATGTTGTACGCTCGTGGCGTGGCTGATGCGATCCTCGAAGGCCGCGCTAGCGCGACTAACGACCTGGTTGAATCGATCAAGGGCGGCGACGACTTCGTTGAGGTCAACGAGCAGGCGTAA
- the tsf gene encoding Elongation factor Ts (EF-Ts) (Evidence 2a : Function of homologous gene experimentally demonstrated in an other organism; PubMedId : 14622294, 14583631; Product type f : factor): protein MAVITAAMVGELRALTDAPMMECKKALTEADGDPVKAEEILRVKLGSKASKAASRVTAEGVVASCVVGNVGALVEVNCETDFVTKNDEFLALANACAKLIAEHNPADLAALGALPLDGKTLEEKRAELIGRIGENMSIRRFVRFETAGKVVSYLHGTRIGVMVDFDAADEQVGKDVAMHIAAMKPVALSSDDVPADLIAKERSVAELKAAESGKPAEIVTKMVEGSVHKYLKEVSLLNQTFVKNDKQTVEQMLKDTKSTVKAFTMYVVGEGIEKKQDDFAAEVAAQVAAAKQA from the coding sequence ATGGCCGTTATTACTGCAGCTATGGTTGGTGAACTGCGCGCGCTTACCGATGCGCCTATGATGGAATGCAAAAAAGCATTGACGGAAGCCGATGGCGATCCAGTCAAGGCAGAAGAAATCCTGCGCGTCAAACTGGGCAGCAAGGCATCGAAAGCCGCTTCCCGCGTGACCGCTGAAGGCGTTGTTGCTTCATGCGTCGTGGGTAATGTCGGTGCACTGGTGGAAGTCAACTGCGAAACCGATTTCGTTACCAAGAATGATGAATTCCTGGCGCTGGCGAATGCCTGTGCAAAATTGATCGCGGAACATAATCCTGCCGATCTGGCTGCCTTGGGTGCCTTGCCGCTGGATGGCAAAACCCTGGAAGAAAAACGTGCCGAATTGATCGGCCGTATTGGCGAAAACATGTCGATCCGTCGTTTCGTGCGTTTTGAAACGGCTGGCAAAGTGGTGTCCTACCTGCACGGTACCCGCATCGGCGTGATGGTCGATTTCGACGCGGCTGACGAACAAGTCGGCAAAGACGTGGCCATGCATATTGCAGCGATGAAGCCGGTTGCCCTGTCGTCGGACGACGTGCCTGCCGATCTGATCGCCAAAGAACGTTCGGTTGCGGAATTGAAAGCGGCTGAATCGGGCAAGCCAGCCGAGATCGTTACCAAAATGGTCGAAGGCTCAGTGCATAAATACCTGAAAGAAGTTTCCTTGCTGAACCAGACATTTGTTAAAAACGACAAGCAAACCGTCGAGCAAATGCTGAAAGATACCAAGTCCACCGTGAAAGCGTTCACGATGTATGTGGTTGGTGAAGGCATCGAGAAAAAGCAGGACGACTTTGCCGCAGAAGTGGCAGCACAAGTCGCAGCAGCAAAACAGGCGTAA
- the pyrH gene encoding Uridylate kinase (UK) (Uridine monophosphate kinase) (UMP kinase) (Evidence 2a : Function of homologous gene experimentally demonstrated in an other organism; PubMedId : 7711027, 9922246, 12869195; Product type e : enzyme), producing the protein MKQHIEIRQDRSNCNASKTGKQGIQPMTTPAYKRVLLKLSGEALMGDDPYGINRATIERMVADVSEVSRLGVELAIVIGGGNIFRGVAPGAEGMDRATADYMGMLATVMNSLALADAMRQVGITARVMSAIAIEQVVEPYVRPKALQYLEEGKIVVFAAGTGNPFFTTDTAAALRGAEIGAEIVLKATKVDGVYSADPNKDPDATRYSTITFDEAISKHLQVMDATAFALCRDQKLPIKVFSIVKPGALKRVVMGEDEGTLVHV; encoded by the coding sequence TTGAAACAACACATTGAAATCAGGCAAGATAGAAGTAATTGCAACGCCTCAAAAACCGGAAAACAAGGAATCCAGCCCATGACAACCCCTGCCTATAAACGTGTTCTGCTCAAACTTTCGGGTGAGGCGTTGATGGGAGACGATCCGTACGGCATCAATCGCGCCACCATCGAACGCATGGTGGCGGACGTATCGGAAGTCTCCAGGCTGGGTGTGGAGCTGGCGATCGTGATTGGCGGCGGCAACATTTTCCGCGGCGTCGCACCCGGTGCAGAAGGCATGGACCGGGCCACGGCCGATTACATGGGCATGCTGGCCACGGTGATGAATTCGCTGGCACTGGCCGATGCGATGCGCCAGGTTGGCATTACCGCGCGCGTCATGTCGGCGATTGCAATTGAGCAGGTAGTGGAGCCTTATGTGCGTCCCAAGGCTTTGCAATATCTGGAAGAGGGCAAGATCGTGGTGTTCGCTGCCGGTACCGGCAATCCATTCTTCACCACCGATACCGCAGCGGCCTTGCGCGGCGCGGAAATCGGCGCGGAAATCGTGTTGAAGGCGACCAAGGTGGATGGCGTGTACAGTGCGGATCCAAACAAGGATCCGGATGCAACGCGTTATTCGACCATCACTTTCGACGAAGCCATTTCCAAGCATTTGCAGGTGATGGATGCCACCGCATTCGCACTGTGCCGCGATCAGAAACTGCCGATCAAGGTATTTTCCATCGTCAAGCCGGGCGCGCTCAAGCGCGTCGTCATGGGTGAAGACGAAGGCACGCTGGTCCACGTATAA
- the frr gene encoding Ribosome recycling factor (Ribosome-releasing factor) (RRF) (Evidence 2a : Function of homologous gene experimentally demonstrated in an other organism; PubMedId : 10656793; Product type f : factor), with protein MTVADAKKTADQKMQKSIETLKADLAKVRTGRAHTGILDHVMVEYYGNPTNLTQVANVTLIDARTIGVQPFEKKMVAVVEKAIRDADLGLNPATQGEMIRVPTPPLTEERRKEMVKLVKSEAEDAKIAIRNIRRDANETLKKLLKDKACSEDDERRAQDEIQKLTDKFVLEVDKLVVEKEKEVLTV; from the coding sequence ATGACTGTTGCAGATGCAAAAAAAACTGCCGATCAAAAGATGCAAAAGTCGATTGAGACTTTGAAGGCAGATTTGGCAAAAGTTCGTACCGGCCGCGCGCATACCGGCATTCTTGACCATGTGATGGTCGAGTATTACGGCAATCCGACCAATCTGACTCAGGTTGCCAACGTGACGCTGATCGATGCACGCACGATAGGCGTGCAGCCATTTGAAAAGAAAATGGTAGCCGTGGTTGAAAAAGCAATTCGTGACGCTGATCTCGGTCTGAATCCGGCGACACAGGGCGAAATGATACGCGTGCCGACGCCCCCATTGACCGAAGAACGCCGCAAGGAAATGGTCAAACTGGTCAAGAGCGAAGCCGAAGATGCAAAAATCGCGATCCGCAATATCCGTCGCGACGCCAATGAAACGCTGAAAAAGCTCTTGAAGGACAAAGCCTGTTCGGAAGACGACGAGCGTCGTGCGCAGGATGAAATTCAAAAACTGACCGACAAGTTCGTGCTGGAAGTCGACAAGCTGGTCGTCGAAAAAGAAAAAGAAGTGCTGACGGTTTGA